The Gemmatimonas aurantiaca T-27 DNA segment GTCGATCCGCTTCGCCGAGGAGTGCGCGCGGTCACTCGGGAATCTGCTCGTCGAAAGCGCGGTGATCTACGACGACGCGGGCATCCGCATCCTGCGCGTGATGGTGACGGACCTCGAAACGAATCTCACCTACCCGACGGACGTGACAGTGGTGAAGACGGTGGAGCGGTCGAAACTCAAGGACGGGCAGGTCGCGATCAAGACGCGCACGAACAGCAACGGGCGCCCGACGTACCTGGTCGAGGCGAGTGAAGACGATCTGCTCAACAAGCAGAATGCGCTGATCTCGAAAGCGATCCGCACGGCGGTGCTGCGCGTGGTGCCGGGCGACATCCTCGAAGAAGCGCTGGAGCAGGTCGAGGACACTGTACGCAACGAAGACGCGAAGGACCCGGCCGAGAAGGCGAAGAAGATCGCCGATGCGTTCTACGGGCTCGGCGTGATGCCGGATCGCCTTGAAGCGCTGCTGGGGCACCCGTTGGCACAGGTGTCGCCGGCCGAAGTGACCAAGATGCGCACGTGGATCACCGCCATGAAGGACGGCGATGCGTCATGGGGCGACATCGAAGAAGCGTTCGGCGTGGAGACGCAGAAGCAGGAAGCCGCTGGGCAGCCGGTGAGTGCGAAGGCGTCGGCGCTCAAAGAGAAGCTGGCGCAGCGGCGTGCGGCGAAGCAGCCCACTGAGGCGGCTGCTGACGTGCCGAGCGAGGAAGCGCCGTCTCGTGAGCCCGGCGAGGAAGCGTGATGCCGCCGAGCGCGGGGGAGCTGCGGGCCACCGTCTCGAAAGCCACCTACACGATGGCGGAGGTCGCGGTGCTCTTTGGTGTCGCACGCCAGGACGTGTATGGCATGCCCGCGGTGATGGCGTGTCGTATCCGTCGGGTGGGCAAATCCCGCGTCCGCTACAGCAAGGCCAAGATCGACGCGTTGCTCGGGATTGAGCCGCTGCGAGCTGCCGCATGATGAGCCCGTGGCGGAAGCAGGGGCGCCCCGGGTTCGTGCTGCGCGTCTACGCGGGTGAGGCGCACAAGGTCTGCGGGTGCGGCACCACGCTGCAGACGGTCGCCGACGACGTGGCCGAGTGGGTGGAGAAGCTACAGCAGTCGCCGAACGCGCAGGCGGTGGCCGTGCTGCGCGCCATCGTGGGCGAGGAGATCACGCTGGCGAAAGCGTACGAGTTGGGCACTGAGGGGACGCTGGCCTATCTCGCCGCGCAAGCGGAGGCGGCCCAGGACATCGACCTCCTGCCCCACCTCACCGCGTGGCACGTCATCAAGGGCAAAGCCGCGCGGGGGGCCGCGTCGGCTGACCGGTATCTGATCCAGATTCAGGCGCTGTTTCCCGAGGCCCCGCTGCGCCGCTCTTTGCTCACGGCGCCGATCGTGGCCGCGCGACTGGACGAGCTGGACGTCCCGAGCGATGCCACCCGTAACCGGTACCGGGCCGCGCTGTCCACGTGGTGTCGGTGGCTGATGCGTCGAGGGATACTGGAGAGCAACCCCGCGCAGAGTGCTGGCGGCTACAGCGAGCCGCTCAAGGCGATCCGGTTCCGGTCGATGACGCAGGCACAGGCGGTGATCGAACGGCTGGCGGACCCGGAGGACCGGGCGCGCGAGGCGCTGATGGCCGGCACGGGCATGGACTGGTCGGATGTGGCCCGGCTGCGCCGGCAGGATATCGACCTGTCGGGCGACCTCCCCACGGTGCGATGTGATGGCAGCAAGACGCCGTGGCGCAACCGGGTCATTCACATCACGCAGCCGTGGGTACTCCCGTATTTCACGCCGTGGCTGCGCGGCAGGCTCCCGGGCGCCCTGCTGTTCTCGTGGGGCAATCGGGCCGCCCTGATGCGGCACTACGCGGCGTGCGATGCCGCCAAGGTGCCACGGTTCAAGATTCACGAGTGGCGGGACACGTATGCCGTGGCCGAACTGCAGGCCGGCGAACGTCCCGAGGTCGTGGCCCACCAGCTGGGGCATAAAGACGCCTCGCTCGTGTGGAAACGCTACGGCCGATACATCCCGCAGGCCCGCGATTACCGGGCCTCGCGCACTGCTACCCAAACTGCTACCCGGACCATACAGGAGGCGCGGTGAACGTGCATACCCGGAGCGGGACTCGAACCCGCACGACCTTGCGATCAGGGGATTTTAAGTCCCCCGCGTCTACCATTTCGCCATCCGGGTGCGTGCGGCCGCATGCATTGGCCGCGCGAATGCCGAATCTAAGCCGCTGCGGAACTGTCTGCGGGCACCAGCGTCTCGGCCGTCGCTTCCGTGTCGGCCCAGCAGGCGCGGATCTGAGAGATTTCGGGCAGACAGTGGCAGAACGCGTCCACCAACTCGGGATCGAAGTGCGAGCCCCGCTCTTGCTGCATGAACAGCAGCGCGGCCTCGACGGTCCAGGCCTCCTTGTACGGCCGGGCGCTGGTCAGGGCGTCAAACACATCCGCCACGGCCACCACGCGGGCGATGTGCGGAATGGCCTCGCCGGCCAGCCGGTCCGGATAGCCGGTACCGTCCCACTTTTCGTGATGGCTACGCGCAATGGTGGCCGCCATGCGCAGTAGTCCCGTGGCGTGTTCGCCGATGATGCGCGACCCGATCACGGTGTGCTGCTGCATGACGCGGCGCTCTTCATCGGTGAGCGGGCCGGCCTTCTGGAGAATGGCATCCGGCACACCGATCTTGCCGATATCGTGCATCGGCGCGGCATGAAAGAGCTCGTCCGCCATCTGCGAGCCGTACCCTGCGGCCGTGGCCAGCACCCGGGTGTAGTGGCTCATGCGGATCACATGCAGCCCGGTCTCGCTGTCCTTGAATTCGCCGGCGGCGCCAAGAGACTGCACGATCTGCAACCGCGTCAGACGCACTTCGTTCGCTTGCACCAGCGAGAGGTGCGTGCGTACGCGGGCTTTCACGATGTGCGGATTGAACGGCTTGCTGATGTAGTCGACCGCACCCAGATCCAGCCCCAATTGTTCGTTCGCGGCGTCGGCCAGCGCTGTCACGAAGATGATGGGGATGTGCTCGGTGAACGCATCCTGCTTGAGCGCGCGACAGACGTCGTAGCCGGACAGTCCTGGCATCATGATGTCCATCAGCACCAGGTCCGGTGGATCGGTGCGCGCGAGTTCGAGCGCCTTGTGTCCGTCGCGGGCAAACAACAGGCGATACTGATCCTGCAGCGTATGCCGCAAGACCTGGAGATTGGTCGACTCGTCATCGACGAGCAACAGGGTTGGACGGGCGTCCTTGGTGCTGATCATGATCGCGGCTGCTAGAAGATCATGCCGGCCGCATCGTCTGCGGCATCATCAGTCCAGGTATCCAGCACGGCCACTGCAGCTCCGAAATCGAAGGCATCGACCGCCTGACGCAGGCGTTGAGCGCGCTGCCGGTCACCGCCAGCTTCCCATCCGCCACAGACCGCATCCAACAATTCGTCATCGAGTTCGCTGCGGGTCAGCAGCGCGGACAGCGCCGACACGTGCGTTCCGAGTTCACGCGGCGGTGTGCTCTCCGACGTCGGGGGGGTGTCGGCATCTGATGCCAACTGACCACTGGCATCCAGCTCCTCACGGACGGCGCTGAGCGTGCTGCGCAGGGCTTCGAGATCGCGCCGGAAATGTTCGGTGTGCAGGACGTCGGCATTCAGACGAAGACGGGTCTCCATCTCACCAGCCTGTGAGGCCACAGAGGGCACCGCCAGGTTGGCCGCGGCACCACGCAGTGCGTGAAGATGGAAGCCGAGTGCGTCGGCTGTGGGCATCTCCGATTGCGCATCGGGCAACTGCGTTGGCGCGCCAGTGGTACGGAGGAACTGGTCCAGCGATTTGGCCAGGCGTTGTTTGTTTCCCCACACCGCCACGCCGCTGGTCCAGTCGATGAGGGAGGTATGACCGCCAACGGCCGATCGTGTCGCGGGCGTCAGCAATGCATCCGGTGCCTGCACCGGAATCGCCAGCACGCGGGCGATTTCGTCGAGCAGATTGGCGAGTTCCAGAGGCTTCACGGCAAATCCGCTCATACCGGCCTGGCGCGCCGCTCGGCGATCCTCGACCAATACACTGGCTGTGAGCGCGATGATCGGAGTCTGCGGAGCGCCGGTCGTGCGTTCATGCTGACGAATGAGACGTGTGGCTTCGAGGCCATCCGTGCCGGGCATGTGCACGTCCATCAGCACGACGTCAAAACGGGAGGCGTGAAAACGCGCCACCGCTTCCGCACCGTCACGGGCGGTTTCGAGCGTGTGCCCACCTTCCGTCAGGATGAGCGACAGCAGTTCGACATTTTGCGCCACGTCGTCGGCCACGAGAATGCGGAGCGGCGGCAGAACACGATTCGGCGCAACGTTCTCGCGTCCGGTGGGACACTTGCCCGGCGCCAACGGCAGGCGCACACGGAAACAACTGCCCTGCCCCAGCGCACTCTCCACTTCGATCTGGCCGTCCATCAGCTCGACCAATTGCC contains these protein-coding regions:
- a CDS encoding tyrosine-type recombinase/integrase, which gives rise to MMSPWRKQGRPGFVLRVYAGEAHKVCGCGTTLQTVADDVAEWVEKLQQSPNAQAVAVLRAIVGEEITLAKAYELGTEGTLAYLAAQAEAAQDIDLLPHLTAWHVIKGKAARGAASADRYLIQIQALFPEAPLRRSLLTAPIVAARLDELDVPSDATRNRYRAALSTWCRWLMRRGILESNPAQSAGGYSEPLKAIRFRSMTQAQAVIERLADPEDRAREALMAGTGMDWSDVARLRRQDIDLSGDLPTVRCDGSKTPWRNRVIHITQPWVLPYFTPWLRGRLPGALLFSWGNRAALMRHYAACDAAKVPRFKIHEWRDTYAVAELQAGERPEVVAHQLGHKDASLVWKRYGRYIPQARDYRASRTATQTATRTIQEAR
- a CDS encoding ATP-binding protein, with the protein product MSESRLRATLDTAVDGIVTTDAIGTIVGFNPAAERLFGWDSAEITGRNIKEVMPSRDQIMQLREQQHGLIARAQEYVGSSSEILGRRRDGSLVPLRLALGRMQLHDEMLYVGFVSDISERRAMESSLREAAAQAERAAAAKSTFLANMSHEIRTPMNAIIGFTELLLQSDLTTTQRNHLSTVRQSSRSLLGLINDILDTTRLEKGGMVLEMIDFSLKGISMQIESSLRLSAQARGLSLTTSYPANLPEYFLGDPLRILQVLTNLVGNAIKFTERGGVELSFSSEDEQVIIMVRDTGIGMTQEQVASIFTPFTQADASISRRFGGTGLGTTISRQLVELMDGQIEVESALGQGSCFRVRLPLAPGKCPTGRENVAPNRVLPPLRILVADDVAQNVELLSLILTEGGHTLETARDGAEAVARFHASRFDVVLMDVHMPGTDGLEATRLIRQHERTTGAPQTPIIALTASVLVEDRRAARQAGMSGFAVKPLELANLLDEIARVLAIPVQAPDALLTPATRSAVGGHTSLIDWTSGVAVWGNKQRLAKSLDQFLRTTGAPTQLPDAQSEMPTADALGFHLHALRGAAANLAVPSVASQAGEMETRLRLNADVLHTEHFRRDLEALRSTLSAVREELDASGQLASDADTPPTSESTPPRELGTHVSALSALLTRSELDDELLDAVCGGWEAGGDRQRAQRLRQAVDAFDFGAAVAVLDTWTDDAADDAAGMIF
- a CDS encoding response regulator translates to MISTKDARPTLLLVDDESTNLQVLRHTLQDQYRLLFARDGHKALELARTDPPDLVLMDIMMPGLSGYDVCRALKQDAFTEHIPIIFVTALADAANEQLGLDLGAVDYISKPFNPHIVKARVRTHLSLVQANEVRLTRLQIVQSLGAAGEFKDSETGLHVIRMSHYTRVLATAAGYGSQMADELFHAAPMHDIGKIGVPDAILQKAGPLTDEERRVMQQHTVIGSRIIGEHATGLLRMAATIARSHHEKWDGTGYPDRLAGEAIPHIARVVAVADVFDALTSARPYKEAWTVEAALLFMQQERGSHFDPELVDAFCHCLPEISQIRACWADTEATAETLVPADSSAAA